Proteins encoded by one window of Salarias fasciatus chromosome 1, fSalaFa1.1, whole genome shotgun sequence:
- the gcshb gene encoding glycine cleavage system protein H (aminomethyl carrier), b codes for MAMRAALRCLSANFSPRLPQLSPAARSSAARLLWRSGSPRTLSSTSALSAALKFTDKHEWVRVDGGVGVVGISSYAQEALGDVVYCGLPEVGQRLEQMEEFGALESVKAASELYSPLTGEVTEINTELAENPGLVNKDCYAEGWLIKMTIEKPEELDSLMDQAAYDSFLKSLEE; via the exons ATGGCGATGAGAGCGGCGCTGCGGTGTCTCTCCGCAAACTTTTCCCCCAGGCTGCCTCAGCTGTCGCCGGCAGCGCGGTCCTCCGCCGCCcggctgctgtggaggagcGGCTCTCCCCGGACCCTGAGCTCCACCTCGGCCCTGTCCGCAG CCCTAAAGTTCACAGATAAACATGAGTGGGTGCGAGTGGACGGTGGAGTCGGCGTTGTGGGTATCAGCAGTTATGCTCAG GAAGCGTTAGGTGACGTGGTGTACTGCGGACTTCCTGAAGTTGGCCAAAGACTTGAACAAATGG aggagTTTGGTGCCTTGGAAAGTGTAAAAGCTGCCAGCGAGCTGTACTCACCTTTAACAGGCGAAGTGACTGAAATCAACACAGAGCTGGCAGAAAACCCCGGGCTCGTCAATAAAGACTGCTACGCTGAAG GGTGGCTAATCAAGATGACCATTGAAAAGCCTGAAGAACTCGATAGCCTCATGGATCAAGCTGCCTATGATTCATTTCTTAAGTCACTTGAAGAATAA
- the rpl13 gene encoding large ribosomal subunit protein eL13, whose translation MAPNRNGMILNPHFHKDWQKRVRTWFNQPARKIRRRKARQAKARRIAPRPVAGPLRPQIRCPTIRYHTKVRAGRGFTLEELKAAGIHKKTARTIGIAVDPRRRNRSTESLQANVQRLKEYRSKLILFPRKASAPKKGDSTEEELKMATQLTGPVMPIRTVHKKEKARVISEDEKNFKAFASLRMARANARLFGIRAKRAKEAAEQDVEKKK comes from the exons ATGGCTCCCAACCGGAATGGAATGATCCTGAACCCTCACTTCCACAAGGACTGGCAGAAAAGGGTCCGCACCTGGTTCAACCAGCCCGCCAGGAAGATCCGCAG aCGAAAGGCTCGTCAGGCTAAGGCCCGTCGCATCGCTCCTCGTCCCGTCGCCGGACCACTGAGGCCACAAATCAGATGTCCCACCATCAGGTACCACACCAAGGTCCGTGCCGGGCGTGGCTTcaccctggaggagctgaag GCTGCTGGTATCCACAAAAAGACGGCTCGCACTATCGGCATCGCAGTTGACCCTCGTCGCCGCAACCGATCCACAGAATCTCTTCAGGCCAACGTGCAGCGCCTGAAGGAGTACCGCTCCAAGCTCATCCTGTTCCCCAGGAAGGCCTCGGCCCCCAAGAAGGGAGACAGCACT GAGGAGGAACTGAAGATGGCCACTCAGCTCACAGGTCCAGTCATGCCCATCAGAACT GTGCACAAGAAGGAGAAGGCCCGGGTTATCTCCGAGGACGAGAAGAACTTCAAGGCTTTCGCCAGCCTGCGTATGGCCCGCGCCAATGCCCGTCTGTTCGGCATTCGCGCCAAGAGAGCCAAAGAGGCTGCCGAGCAGGACGTggagaaaaagaagtga